A portion of the Toxotes jaculatrix isolate fToxJac2 chromosome 16, fToxJac2.pri, whole genome shotgun sequence genome contains these proteins:
- the LOC121195744 gene encoding annexin A1-like, giving the protein MSIFKRFFKNVIHKRDPEDDTVKVKGKLKPKYYGTVTPYPNFNASSDASVLESAIKSKGVDEDVIVAVLVKRDNEQRQKIKAVYEASTGKKLDAALKAVLHSHLEDVSLALLMTPARFDAHLLRKATKGLGTSEDVLVEVLATRSNKEILEIKRVFKEEYKQELEDVIKDETSGDFTKALLAMLKANKNETTEVNMALAQKDAETLFEAGENATGVNVDTFIDILTTRNGPQLSKTFQQYASVSDITLPKALDMKLRGDIEDCLIDIVKCAWNTPAFFAEKLHLAMKGYGTCEDTLIRVLVSRSEVDLKKIVEEYKAMYDISLQEHILKDTKGHYQSVLLGLCGPH; this is encoded by the exons ATGTCCATCTTCAAGAGATTCTTCAAAAATGTCATCCATAAAAGAGACCCTGAGGATGACACTGTTAAA GTGAAGGGTAAGCTGAAGCCCAAGTATTATGGAACAGTCACCCCGTATCCAAACTTCAACGCCAGCAGTGACGCTTCAGTTCTTGAGAGCGCCATTAAGAGTAAAG GAGTGGATGAGGATGTGATCGTTGCAGTCCTGGTGAAGAGGGACAACGAGCAGAGGCAGAAGATCAAAGCGGTTTATGAAGCGTCCACTGGGAAG AAGCTGGACGCAGCTCTGAAGGCTGTTCTCCACTCACATCTAGAGGATGTCTCTCTGGCTCTGCTCATGACTCCTGCGCGCTTTGATGCCCACCTGCTCAGGAAAGCCACAAAG GGTCTGGGCACATCTGAGGACGTCCTGGTGGAGGTTCTGGCAACCAGGTCAAACAAAGAGATTCTAGAGATCAAGAGGGTCTTTAAAGAAG AGTACAAACAGGAGCTGGAAGATGTTATTAAGGATGAGACCAGCGGCGACTTCACCAAGGCCCTTCTGGCCATgttgaaagcaaacaaaaatgagaCCACTGAGGTCAACATGGCTCTGGCCCAGAAGGACGCAGAG aCTCTGTTTGAGGCAGGTGAGAACGCCACAGGAGTCAACGTGGACACCTTCATCGACATCCTGACCACGCGGAATGGGCCGCAGCTCTCTAAGA CATTCCAGCAGTACGCCTCCGTCAGCGACATCACATTACCTAAAGCCCTGGACATGAAGCTGAGGGGAGACATTGAAGACTGTCTTATTGACATTG TGAAATGTGCCTGGAACACACCGGCTTTCTTTGCTGAGAAACTCCATCTGGCCATGAAG GGCTATGGCACATGTGAGGACACGCTGATCAGAGTGCTGGTGAGCCGCTCTGAGGTCGACCTGAAGAAGATTGTGGAGGAATACAAGGCCATGTATGACATTAGCCTCCAGGAACACATATTG AAAGATACTAAGGGACATTATCAGAGCGTCCTGCTTGGACTGTGTGGACCCCACTGA
- the slc30a5 gene encoding zinc transporter 5, with translation MEDKYSSNVLSGGKLGMVEVPNSRLTRYIVLLVVSKVLKALGIFESYDILKVVHIVQFIFVLKLGTAVILLFFQKPFSSGKVISKRQWIKLLKHAVLSCVISLLGFFGLTLCGPLRTLLLFEHSDVVVIALLGVLFTSSGGGPSKTRGAAFFIIAVICLLLFDNDDLMAKMAEHPEGHHDSALTHFLYTAIAFLGVADHKGGVVLLVVSLCLKVGFHTASRKLSVEIGGAKRLYALDNLVSAMVLLPWVIVLSATTESKVESWSSLILPFGMIIFSVMILEFYVEAICNAKMEMPRCARYGTIALFLSALLLANFWTHPLTDQLRSMSKPPQQVSTEHVLSGGVLVSAIFFIMSSSILSSPSKKGQKGTLVGYSPEGTPLYNFMGDALQHTSQSLPRFIKDSLKQILEEYDSRQIFYFLCLNLAFTFVELFYGVWTNSLGLISDGFHMLFDCSALVLGLFAALMTRWKATRIFSYGYGRVEILSGFINGLFLMVIAFFVFVESVTRLLDPPNINTDMLTPVSVGGLLVNLVGICAFSHAHSHGGKSCSSHDHGHSHHGHSHSEHSHGGHGHSHGGHGHGGHGHSHSSAGGGMNANMRGVFLHVLADTLGSVGVIISTILIRQFGWLIADPICSLFIATLIFLSVIPLLKDACEVLLLRTPPEHEKDLNGALEKVEKIEGVLSYRDPHFWRHSANMIAGTIHLQIMSDVVEQRIIQQVTAILKDAGVNNLSVQVEKEAYFQHMSGLSTGFHEVLAMTQQMESMKYLKDGTCIM, from the exons ATGGAAGACAAATACAGCAGCAACGTACTCTCAGGGGGGAAACTGGGCATGGTCGAAGTGCCCAATTCCAG ATTAACCAGGTATATAGTTTTACTGGTCGTCTCCAAGGTCCTCAAGGCTCTTGGGATCTTTGAATCATATGATATCCTAAAAGTTGTTCACATTGTCCAATTCATCTTCGTACTAAAATTAGG GACTGCTGTTATTCTACTTTTCTTTCAAAAGCCTTTCTCTTCAGGGAAAGTTATATCAAAAAGACAG tGGATAAAGTTACTAAAGCATGCAGTTCTCAGCTGCGTCATATCTCTCCTGGGATTCTTTGGTCTAACTCTCTGTGGACCTCTAAG GACATTGTTACTTTTTGAGCACAGTGATGTGGTGGTCATTGCTCTCCTTGGTGTCCTGTTCACCAGCTCAGGAGGGGGACCATCCAAG ACCAGAGGCGCTGCTTTCTTCATCATTGCTGTgatctgcctcctcctctttgacaACGATGATCTCATGGCAAAGATGGCTGAGCACC CTGAGGGACACCATGACAGCGCGCTCACTCATTTCCTCTACACTGCCATTGCATTTTTAGGGGTTGCGGATCATAAA GGTGGTGTTGTGCTGCTGGTGGTCTCCCTGTGTCTGAAGGTGGGCTTCCACACGGCCTCCAGGAAGTTATCAGTGGAAATTGGTGGTGCAAAACGCCTCTATGCCCTTGACAACCTGGTTTCTGCCATGGTGCTGCTTCCCTGGGTCATCGTGCTCTCAGCAACCACGGAG AGTAAAGTTGAATCTTGGTCGTCCCTCATCCTGCCTTTCGGGATGATCATCTTCTCCGTGATGATCCTGGAGTTTTACGTGGAGGCCATCTGCAATGCAAAGATGGAGATGCCGAGGTGCGCCCGCTATGGCACCATCGCCCTCTTCCTCAGTGCCCTGCTGCTGGCCAACTTCTGGACTCACCCGCTGACGGATCAGCTGCGTTCCATGAGCAAGCCGCCTCAGCAGGTCAGCACGGAGCACGTGCTCTCTGGAGGAGTGCTAGTCAGCGCCATCTTCTTCATCATGT cgtCCAGTATTCTCTCGTCTCCCTCAAAGAAAGGTCAGAAGGGCACCTTGGTAGGTTACTCACCTGAAGGGACTCCTCTGTACAACTTCATGGGCGACGCCCTGCAGCACACATCGCAGTCTCTGCCACGGTTCATCAAAGATTCACTGAAACAAATCCTGGAGGAATACGACTCCAGACAAATCTTCTACTTCCTGTGTCTCAACCTG GCTTTTACCTTTGTGGAGCTGTTTTATGGTGTTTGGACAAACAGCCTGGGGTTGATCTCTGATGGCTTCCACATGCTATTTGACTGCTCTGCTTTAGTCCTGGGCCTGTTTGCTGCCCTCATGACCCGCTGGAAAGCTACCAGGATCTTTTCCTATGG gtatGGTCGTGTTGAAATTCTTTCTGGATTCATCAACGGCCTGTTCCTGATGGTCAttgctttctttgtctttgtggagTCGGTCACCCGTTTGTTGGATCCTCCTaatataaacacagacatgctgacT CCGGTGTCTGTCGGAGGCTTACTGGTCAACCTGGTGGGTATCTGCGCTTTCAGTCACGCTCACTCCCACGGCGGCAAAAGCTGCTCATCACATGACCACGGCCACTCGCACCACGGCCACTCCCACAGCGAGCATAGCCACGGAGGTCACGGCCACTCTCATGGAGGACACGGGCACGGCGGACACGGGCACTCCCACAGCTCTGCGGGTGGAGGCATGAACGCTAACATGAGAG gTGTTTTCCTTCATGTCCTGGCTGATACTTTAGGCAGCGTTGGTGTGATCATCTCCACCATCCTCATCCGGCAGTTCGGCTGGTTGATCGCTGACCCTATTTGCTCGCTCTTCATCGCCACGCTCATTTTTCTCAGCGTCATCCCTCTGCTCAAAGACGCCTGTGAGGTTCTTCTTCTGCGAACTCCCCCAGAACACGAGAAGGACCTGAACGGTGCACTGGAGAAG GTCGAGAAGATTGAAGGAGTGTTGTCATACAGAGACCCTCATTTCTGGAGGCATTCAGCCAACATGATCGCAGGGACCATCCACCTTCAGATCATGTCAGATGTGGTGGAGCAGAGGATCATACAGCAG GTGACAGCCATTTTGAAAGACGCGGGGGTGAATAATCTGTCGGTCCAGGTTGAGAAGGAGGCGTACTTCCAGCACATGTCTGGACTCAGCACCGGATTTCATGAGGTTCTGGCAATGACGCAGCAGATGGAGTCCATGAAGTATCTGAAAGATGGGACGTGCATCATGTAG